In Aspergillus nidulans FGSC A4 chromosome IV, a single window of DNA contains:
- a CDS encoding sugar porter family MFS transporter (transcript_id=CADANIAT00000370) — translation MGILFKKPEGTEGKAWPAILISGFVAFGGILFGGILAMPYWAQTFSTGYRDSTGQLNVTSSQSSAIVSILSAGTFFGALGAAPVGDIIGRRWGLIASNGVFVLGVVLQTIATSIPPFLAGRFFAGLGVGLISALVPLYQSETAPKWIRGFIVGSYQFSITIGLLLASVLNNATHHRNDSGSYRIPIAVQFAWSIILVGGMLILPETPRYLIKRDDTKAAALSLSKLRRLPQDHESIRQELSEIQANHQFEVSLGKSGYAECFRGSLLKRLLTGCGLQALQQLTGINFIFYYGTQFFKNSGFKNEFVITLITNCVNVGSTIPGLYAIDKWGRRPVLLTGAIGMAVSQLLVAVLGTTTTGQDAQGNIIVHNAAAQKAAIAFICLYIFFFAASWGPIAWVVTGEIFPLKTRAKSLSMTTATNWLLNWALSFATPYLVNYGDGNANLQSKIFFIWFGCCFLCIGFVYFMIYETKGLTLEEVDELYLEVKSARESVSWSPKGTFARVAEKGNGSAGILERTEKGDVGGHREIGAPDGVSV, via the exons ATGGGCATTCTCTTCAAAAAGCCCGAAGGGACCGAGGGCAAGGCATGGCCTGCCATTTTGATCAGCGGCTTCGTCGCATTCGGGGGAATTCTATTCGG TGGAATCCTTGCCATGCCGTACTGGGCTCAAACCTTTTCTACAGGCTACCGAGACAGCACCGGCCAGTTGAACGTAACCTCTAGCCAGTCCTCTGCCATCGTCTCAATCCTCTCGGCCGGAACATTCTTCGGTGCCCTGGGTGCCGCGCCTGTGGGCGACATCATCGGACGTCGTTGGGGCCTCATTGCGTCAAACGGTGTCTTTGTGCTGGGTGTTGTCCTACAGACGATTGCCACCTCCATCCCGCCGTTCCTCGCAGGTCGCTTCTTTGCCGGATTGGGGGTTGGTCTTATATCTGCGTTGG TTCCCCTCTACCAATCCGAGACCGCACCGAAATGGATCCGCGGATTCATCGTGGGCTCCTACCAGTTCTCCATAACCATCGGCCTCCTTCTTGCCTCAGTTCTCAACAACGCAACCCACCACCGCAACGACTCGGGCTCCTACCGCATCCCAATCGCCGTACAATTTGCCTGgtccatcatcctcgtcggagGCATGCTTATCCTCCCCGAAACCCCTCGGTACCTGATCAAGCGCGACGACACCAAAGCCGCTGCTCTTTCCCTCTCGAAGCTCCGCCGTCTCCCGCAAGACCACGAGTCCATCCGCCAGGAACTGTCGGAGATCCAAGCTAACCACCAGTTCGAAGTCAGCCTGGGCAAGTCCGGGTACGCCGAGTGTTTCCGGGGGAGCCTCCTGAAGCGTTTGCTCACGGGGTGTGGCCTGCAAGCGCTGCAGCAGCTGACCGGTATCAATTTCATCTTCTACTACGGGAcgcagttcttcaagaactcCGGATTCAAGAACGAGTTTGTCATCACGCTTATCACGAACTGTGTGAATGTGGGCTCGACGATCCCCGGTCTGTACGCCATCGATAAATGGGGTAGGAGGCCTGTGCTTCTTACGGGGGCGATTGGGATGGCTGTGTCTCAGTTGCTTGTTGCCGTCCTGGGAACGACGACGACTGGCCAGGATGCTCAGGGGAATATTATTGTGCACAATGCTGCGGCGCAAAAGGCCGCGATTGCGTTTATCTGTCTctacatcttcttctttgcggCTTCGTGGGGGCCAATTGCTTG GGTCGTAACAGGCGAAATCTTCCCCCTCAAAACCCGCGCAAAGTCTCTCTCCATGACGACCGCCACAAACTGGCTCCTAAACTGGGCACTGAGCTTCGCAACCCCGTACTTGGTAAACTACGGTGACGGAAACGCAAACCTACAGTCCaagatcttcttcatctggttcggctgctgcttcctctgTATTGGGTTTGTGTACTTTATGATCTATGAGACGAAGGGGCTTACCCTTGAAGAGGTGGATGAGCTTTATCTTGAGGTTAAGAGCGCGAGGGAAAGCGTCAGCTGGAGTCCGAAGGGGACTTTTGCGAGAgttgcggagaaggggaatggTAGTGCAGGTATTCTAGAGCGCACCGAGAAGGGGGATGTTGGGGGGCATAGGGAGATTGGCGCGCCTGATGGGGTGTCGGTCTAG
- a CDS encoding putative C6 transcription factor (transcript_id=CADANIAT00010520): MDPHSLPAHDTRRRRNALACNTCRRRRTKCDGKRPKCSFCVERGKDCFYQEPQDLPPSPLKAELSRIWEQLDHIAAIVQGRNPRSSPSPNEQQSHAPLTAPGAPQGFPFMTVQSEAFLILLGLDKYLPMHLEHVERGRQIISAKPSLESIVMVDLADASVLLHAFTEQIYIWYPILHADFTNEFLEAVTSCFPFSLSSCLTLLVLAIGCVVKCESIVDALQARPEAAYIQAASAMLPCVLADSSPRSAQCLLLFSIYHLCYAQPCQAHDFVVMASRKMQNYMLKCVERVPGRVSRTGDDVLTSASRSEPDIGNDTTIIGNCFWIALLIERYPDLRAKKSNLDKLTICSELRVQLDFVDSGIWNMALFAPAPTASSIWTWRELTPSLDSPGSFTSNESVDLSRSDDLSYFVAEIAMRKMLQRCTWATSTLAQGRHVYAPIVAVELERQLDEWLQLLPEPLSFRGRGSTCIGSRPLRNSDSAQVEFLRAQYYAFKASIYWPAVYEALLSSETDGNLIRHCAKFFSSYAEFVPSAAAAVAVCKPNLWTLCASVFTFSMATLLALTEPCLAEVVPQGVYLGLEVAVNVFDGLAEVSPSLAEMGAILRDRVRLCNSSLP; the protein is encoded by the exons ATGGATCCCCACAGCCTTCCAGCTCACGACACCCGGAGACGCCGCAACGCGCTGGCCTGCAATACGTGTCGGAGAAGACGGACAAAATGCGACGGCAAGAGACCCAAGTGCTCATTCTGTGTCGAGCGTGGCAAAGACTGCTTCTACCAGGAGCCGCAAGATCTTCCACCGTCTCC GTTGAAGGCGGAGCTCTCGAGGATATGGGAACAACTGGATCACATAGCGGCAATAGTACAGGGCCGAAATCCAAGGAGCTCTCCCTCCCCTAacgagcagcagagccaTGCTCCTCTTACAGCCCCTGGTGCGCCTCAGGGGTTTCCATTCATGACAGTCCAGAGTGAAGCATTCTTGATCttgcttggcctggataAATACTTGCCTATGCACCTTGAGCACGTGGAACGCGGAAGACAAATTATCAGCGCTAAACCATCGCTGGAGAGCATTGTGATGGTTGACCTTGCGGATGCGTCAGT TCTTCTGCACGCATTCACGGAACAGATATATATCTGGTATCCGATTCTGCATGCCGACTTTACCAATGAATTCCTCGAGGCAGTAACATCTTGTTTCCCTTTCTCGTTGTCCTCATGCCTGACGCTTCTCGTGTTGGCGATTGGCTGCGTGGTGAAGTGCGAATCTATCGTCGACGCTCTGCAGGCACGCCCGGAGGCAGCATACATTCAAGCGGCCTCGGCGATGCTCCCATGCGTGCTTGCAGACAGTAGCCCACGAAGTGCACAGTGTCTGCTCCTGTTCTCCATATACCACCTATGCTATGCGCAGCCATGTCAGGCCCACGATTTCGTGGTAATGGCTTCCCGTAAAATGCAGAATTATATGTTGAAGTGTGTAGAACGTGTTCCAGGGCGAGTATCGAGAACCGGAGACGATGTGCTAACAAGTGCGTCACGCAGTGAACCTGACATTGGTAATGATACCACAATCATTGGAAACTGCTTCTGGATAGCATTGTTGATCGAAAGGTATCCAGACCTCAGGGCCAAGAAAAGCAACTTAGACAAACTGACCATTTGTAGTGAGCTCAGAGTCCAGCTTGACTTCGTCGATAGTGGGATCTGGAATATGGCTCTCTTCGCCCCTGCCCCCACAGCCTCGAGCATCTGGACCTGGCGGGAGCTGACCCCCTCGTTAGACTCCCCAGGATCGTTCACTTCGAACGAGAGCGTGGATCTCTCCCGAAGCGACGATCTATCATACTTTGTCGCGGAGATCGCGATGCGGAAAATGCTGCAGCGCTGCACATGGGCGACGAGCACGCTGGCGCAGGGCAGACACGTCTACGCGCccatcgtcgccgtcgaACTTGAGCGCCAATTAGACGAATGGCTTCAACTACTACCGGAGCCGCTATCGTTCCGTGGCCGTGGCTCTACATGTATCGGATCTCGTCCGCTGCGGAATTCTGACTCGGCGCAGGTGGAGTTCCTGCGCGCACAGTATTACGCATTCAAGGCATCTATCTATTGGCCGGCAGTGTACGAGGCCCTTCTAAGTAGTGAGACTGACGGTAACCTTATTCGCCACTGTGCGAAGTTCTTTAGCAGCTATGCCGAGTTCGTCCCTagtgcagcagcagcagttgctgTCTGTAAGCCCAATCTGTGGACACTGTGTGCAAG TGTGTTCACATTTTCTATGGCCACCCTGCTGGCGCTAACTGAACCGTGTCTGGCTGAAGTGGTTCCCCAGGGGGTCTACCTGGGTCTAGAAGTGGCAGTCAATGTCTTTGAcgggctggcggaggtcaGCCCCTCATTGGCAGAGATGGGGGCTATACTGAGGGATAGGGTACGGCTGTGTAATTCTAGTTTGCCGTAG
- a CDS encoding uncharacterized protein (transcript_id=CADANIAT00000371), which produces MYWDLGVLLVHCRCGLAGHAATGPLCLRASIGSELRFEAIGSDVVSLDVSFRLLDKLQSEGARLAIAEQALHSASGFRSVCPAIPDFSSTLSTSGRKTFSLFQRVCGTSPWGIAERVWPPSPCAPREKGSDLYIPSETRSKAHASPLVTLAAGSQYRHIICDNSTMTSSINSRPAAGAVAHSSLARRTVGRPDDDPAALVLEAWSQGLMTGSLVIMAAVTFANMRPGVLLHKLILLELILAMAHGTFIFAPEPVYGWYLASTAIGLIISWSLHNVIAWMKNRPFMGRKLSLFYVGTIVLAQPYWVAEIYANFAYFNNINLTVYQKIRPWEALFRLISMTVTASANHGWTSDPWWIYTTCNIFWVVKTHYNFGILELVRECPRFGLMLASMCLSIVFIVLDVISVTGALDAAMPLGINPFWKLCFTFKCLCDTIILDDFKTALDKLSARWLARNGMNGATAPLSAIE; this is translated from the exons ATGTACTGGGACTTGGGTGTACTCTTGGTACACTGCCGGTGCGGCCTTGCCGGTCATGCAGCGACTGGACCCCTATGCCTACGAGCTAGTATCGGGTCCGAGTTAAGGTTCGAAGCTATCGGATCCGATGTAGTGTCATTGGACGTCAGTTTTAGACTTTTGGATAAGCTCCAATCAGAGGGTGCAAGACTAGCCATCGCGGAGCAGGCCCTCCACTCCGCGAGCGGGTTTCGCTCCGTCTGTCCGGCGATTCCAGACTTTAGTTCGACCCTTTCGACTTCTGGCCGCAAAACGTTCAGTTTGTTTCAGCGCGTTTGTGGAACTTCCCCATGGGGAATTGCGGAGAGAGTTTGGCCCCCTTCGCCTTGCGCCCCACGAGAAAAGGGAAGCGACCTTTATATTCCCAGCGAAACTCGATCAAAGGCTCACGCATCTCCTCTCGTCACCCTTGCAGCCGGATCACAGTATCGCCATATAATATGTGATAACAGCACTATGACAAGCTCGATCAACAGTCGTCCGGCCGCCGGCGCAGTGGCGCATTCTAGCCTTGCGAGGAGAACTGTTGGACGCCCGGATGACGACCCTGCTGCTCTggtcctggaagcctggtcCCAAGGGCTTATGACGGGGTCACTAGTCATTATGGCTGCTGTTACCTTTGCAAACATGCGGCCGGGCGTCCTGCTACATAAGTTGATCTTACTTGAG CTGAttctggccatggcccaCGGAACATTTATATTCGCGCCAGAACCTGTATACGGCTGGTACCTAGCCTCAACAGCGATCGGCCTGATCATATCGTGGTCCTTGCACAATGTAATCGCCTGGATGAAGAACCGGCCGTTTATGGGTCGCaagctttcccttttctACGTCGGCACCATTGTCCTGGCTCAGCCATACTGGGTGGCCGAGATTTACGCAAACTTTGCCTATTTTAACAACATAAATCTTACCGTTTACCAGAAAATCCGTCCCTGGGAAGCCTTATTTCG TCTCATCAGCATGACGGTGACTGCCTCAGCTAACCACGGCTGGACAAGTGATCCTTGGTGGATTTACACCACATGCAATATCTTCTGGGTCGTCAAGACACACTACAACTTTGGCATCCTTGAGCTGGTGCGCGAATGCCCTCGCTTTGGGCTCATGCTGGCCTCCATGTGTCTCTCCATTGTGTTCATTGTCTTAGACGTGATCAGCGTGACTGGAGCCCTCGACGCTGCCATGCCGCTCGGCATCAACCCGTTTTGGAAA CTATGCTTCACGTTCAAGTGCTTGTGCGATACGATTATTCTCGACGATTTCAAGACAGCGCTCGATAAGCTTAGTGCTCGATGGCTAGCGAGGAATGGGATGAATGGG GCAACCGCCCCTTTGTCCGC aaTAGAATAA
- a CDS encoding uncharacterized protein (transcript_id=CADANIAT00000372), producing MEVDISPPGGTRPATPLLGENSDPPSGPTTPTPLPRNSLKRRALFSPQKTPTAAPVPVSHTPQAPSICEQVGMVADDQLALLHDWKLAMTSLAKALDLTVSSLQGRPRDLARELAARFVTLAKQDSPQQISQMPVVAPPQPPRQMEQPNHPPTPEASKSPLNRQTSQPTTWASLTAPRTGQGNWQTIAPEHHMQAKQTAQRRLKQSNKTDHRIFLRLPASSSLRAIGPHGIRVTLAGKVPVGITQVQVISTGYAITTTEQGKAFLLSEKAASLAGDGYFEIPTEYHQVIVSRIPKQLWSLDGWIDTTIADISMEAERITGIKPLMAKLSKHPVERDSITAVIAFPKKLQHPLQLFGLSGLSRPTRPKQRPLQCTRCYRFHDTRACRSSDRCISCGSSKQDHNCHVQCINCCGPHAADFPKCPARPHVQRNIITRLSKDALAAIRKAGRLAFQQEQKKAESSKQQADRRGGAAHDLLLSFEADIILVQEPWTNTAKHLTKTHPRYQLFSPPTRWTARPRTLTYVRRDLPAHSLPEPISPDITTIYTAGLTIINVYRPPNDPVAPAGAGSTPSTLSTLLGYTPPENTILAGDFNTRHPFWQPDTESHAVTPGATGLLDWLDAHELELRLEPGTPTRGPNIPRPSLL from the exons atggaggtggatatctcccccccaggcggaacccgtccggcgactccgctcctgggtgaaaactctgaccccccctcaggacctaccaccccgacccccctaccccggaactccctgaagagaagggccttattctccccgcagaagactcccactgcagctccagtccctgtatcccataCGCCGCAAGCCCCGTCGATCTGCGAACAGGTcggcatggtagcagacgaccagctagcccttcttcatgattggaaactagccatgacctcccttgccaaagctctagatctaactgtctcctccctacagggccgcccaagagacctggcccgggagcttgcagccagattcgtcacccttgcaaagcaggactcccctcagcagatttctcagATGCCTGTggttgcacccccacagccacccagacagatggaacagccaaaccatcctcccactcctgaagcttccaaaAGCCCCCTGAACaggcaaacctcgcagcctacaacctgggcatccctaacagctccaagaactggccaggggaactggcaaactattgcccctgAACACcatatgcaagccaagcaaacagcacaacgaaggctgaagcagtcaaacaagactgaccaccgcatcttcctccgcctcccggcctcctccagcctccgagctattggaccacatggcatccgggtcacccttgctgggaaggttccggTCGGGATCACACAGGTACAAGTAATATCAACCGGGTATGCAATcactacaacagaacagggcaaggctttcctactatcagagaaggctgcaagcctagctggggatgggtacTTTGAAATTCCAACAGAGTAccaccaggttattgtctcccggatcccaaaacaactctggtccctagatggatggatagatacAACAATTGCAGACATTagcatggaagcagagcgcattaCTGGCATTAAGCctctcatggccaagctctcaaaacacccagtagagagggactctatcacagcagtcatagcctttccaaaaaagctacaacaccccctgcaactctttggcttgtctggcctatcaaggcccactcgccccaagcaaaggcctttgcaatgcacccgatgcTACCGCTTCCAcgatacaagggcctgccGCTCTAGTGACCGAtgcatctcctgcggatcctcAAAACAAGATCATAACTGCCATGTacagtgtatcaactgctgcggcccacatgcagcagacttcccaaaatgcccagccagaccccatgTCCAGAGGAACATTATTACCCGCCTCTCGAaggatgctctagctgctatccgcAAGGCTGgccggcttgccttccaacaggaacagaagaaagctgaaagtTCTAAACAACAAGCAGACA gaagggggggcgctgcacatgacctgctactctcctttgaagcagatatcatccttgtccaagaaccttggacaaatacagcaaaacacctaaccaagacccacccacgatatcagctgttcagtcccccaacccgatggactgccaggcccagaactctaacatatgtacgaagggatctcccagcccattccctcccgGAACCTATCTCTCCGGAtatcaccacaatctacacggcaggccttactattatcaaTGTTTATCGGCCCCCTAATgacccagttgcccctgctggtgctggctcaacaccctctacactttccacactcctaggatataccccaccagagaacaccatcctagcaggagacttcaatacccggcacccattctggcagccagatactgagtctcatgctgtcacacctggcgcaacaggactattagactggcttgatgcccacgagctggaacttcgcctcgagccaggcacccctaCCCGTGGACCAAATATCCCTAGACCTAGTCTTCTCTAA
- a CDS encoding ribonuclease H family protein (transcript_id=CADANIAT00000373): MRAAVIQCVLPTALYGAEVFYTGKRQQWVVNSLLSLFRTAALAIIPAYKTTPTAALLREADLPDPEALFNSILRRAAISVYSDGSRTSQGAGYGYAIYFGPILVSKGHGPAGPRTEVYDAEIMGAVEGLHAALGQPCVGYSTQLKPLQVCWIPGHSGIAGNKLADKLAKLGSSIYSPDIPPSPAYLQQEAKQWLCTETYTAYANKAPETYKALNIRPHTKESRSREHKLPWWVLGRLVAACTGHRDFTAYHQYFDYTDYLESCTCGKAKTPVHFFFCPYTRKCWKDRWRCIKDGPSKTIDWLLSTAAGAEEFSRIVQESSFFKDICLNWARRSA, encoded by the exons atgcgcgcagcagttatacagtgTGTTctcccaacagctctgtacggggcagaagtcttctatacaggaaaaagacaacaatGGGTTgttaactccctgctctctctcttccgtacagcagccctggctattatcccagcctacaagaccacccctactgcagctctgctccgcgaagcagacctaccagacccagaggCTCTattcaacagcatcctccgaagggcagca ATTTCAGTATACTCAGATGGCTcacggaccagccagggggcagggtatggctatgcaatctactttggccctatccttgtgtccaagggacatggtcccgcgggccccaggacagaagtctatgatgcagaaatcatgggtgctgtagaaggcctacacgcagccctgggacaaccatgcgttGGCTACTCtacccagcta aagccccttcaggtctgctggattccaggccactctggaattgctgggaataagctggcagacaagcttgctaagctagggtcttctatatacagccctgacatccccccctccccagcatacctacaacaggaggcaaaacagtggctctgtacagagacatatacagcatatgctaataaggcgcctgaaacctacaaagccctgaatatcagaccccatacaaaagaaagccgctcccgcgagcacaagctgccctggtgggtacttggccgactcgtcgccgcttgTACAGGCCACAGAGACTTTACAGCATACCACCAGTATTTTGACTAtacagactacctggagagctgcacctgcggcaaggcaaagaccccagtacacttcttcttttgcccatataccagaaaatgctggaaggatagatggagatgtataaaggatggcccgtcaaaaacaatagactggctcttaagtacagctgccggggctgaggaattcagccgcatcgtgcaagaatcatcctttttcaaggacatatgcctgaactgggcccgccggagcgcttga
- a CDS encoding protein figB (transcript_id=CADANIAT00000374): MEDSSQPETERTALGAQIPPLRFQNMHALQTPMHRILPTPSHPLLQKLRFHSEWRQRWTRGGSRTESEQLEGGAETAEETEHGQTEEKEEHEDNNGREEEEEEETLLVAGCSSNRMRAIYLLELSYQHDHREPGGEYRLSALNPSFYAMVSNLSSAGDLTIRVGYFGLCAAANSSGTTNWACRSTARDLGAQISTISDPLNILAIADNFRDEIILSVIIIMAIVLIFLSFSALSTFPGRYTDVDASGDEFEIKLLPATEVVYLVLSFDVLASLVLIVAVLWQHVAVVAHAATAEAAFGGAIKGDVGAVAMGLGWGAIGAVLLVTFGIAIQKLSRGELRLITDEED, translated from the exons atggaagacaGCTCTCAGCCTGAGACTGAAAGGACCGCACTTGGCGCTCAGATTCCCCCGCTACGATTTCAGAATATGCACGCTCTCCAGACACCCATGCATAGAATTCTGCCAACGCCATCGCATCCACTATTGCAGAAGTTGCGCTTTCATTCCGAATGGAGGCAGAGATGGACTAGGGGTGGCAGCCGAACTGAGagcgagcagctggagggcGGGGCCgagactgcagaagagaCTGAACACGGGCAaaccgaagaaaaagaggagcATGAGGATAACAacgggagagaagaggaagaagaggaagaga CACTTCTGGTTGCCGGCTGCTCCTCAAACCGGATGCGTGCCATATATCTCCTGGAACTGTCCTATCAACATGACCACCGGGAACCCGGTGGTGAGTATAGACTCTCGGCACTGAATCCTTCTTTCTATGCGATGGTTTCAAATCTCAGTTCAGCTGGCGACCTCACTATCCGAGTGGGATATTTTGGGCTATGTGCAGCGGCAAACTCTTCAGGAACCACGAACTGGGCTTGTCGCTCAACGGCTAGAGATCTGGGAGCACAAATCAGCACCATCAGCGACCCTCTCAATATCTTAGCGATTGCAGACAACTTCCGAGACGAGATTATTCTGTCCGTGATCAT CATAATGGCCATCGTCCTCATATTCCTTAGCTTCTCCGCGCTGAGTACATTTCCTGGCCGGTACACTGATGTGGACGCCAGTGGCGACGAATTCGAAATCAAGCTTTTACCCGCCACGGAAGTGGTCTACCTTGTACTGAGCTTCGACGTGTTAGCGAGTTTGGTTCTGATTGTTGCAGTCCTCTGGCAGCACGTGGCAGTCGTAGCGCATGCTGCGACGGCGGAGGCTGCATTTGGTGGTGCCATAAAGGGGGATGTGGGTGCCGTAGCGATGGGCCTAGGCTGGGGTGCGATCGGCGCAGTTTTATTAGTGACATTTGGGATCGCGATACAGAAATTGAGTCGTGGAGAATTACGTCTCATTACTGACGAGGAGGACTGA
- a CDS encoding uncharacterized protein (transcript_id=CADANIAT00000375), which translates to MSQVTDRPARHGLGNLVDGYVRRKLRRDIHPALDALRDHGNAPAGNSQVIASRSSVRGEDKESMEISQSTPSPDNKDDYDLDELYRDAMLEKDRFQEALEAYEQTTAGSNFKTCVTSTSLHTWEEVLDEVNRAAETYHSRAAVWGKIRAGLRRLGDNSKVFEAWAALLPSGSDCATVISGGLKLILTVCGSHEAAARLSDLRKEISDVLVEIPSRLTCIHQALNIFKGSKDLHSMSNSQPNRMVKQLTADLGEKLGLSLLLQGSYEQNMDSLLQNLRAESERFDKAARLCSYGAIEETRLISIKNEQILSGYVDQSMTRWDNFETELRSNQASTLDGYHTLQHQVSDLHAIMERFLGSHDAVDPGTLNVRGPMLPSDKAAINRRSQQMYLRSRDYAFSALNYDPSVLEKDLAANLHNVWHLPLPYQNRLLATMQTPKLHSWITTRCSSALFLNLNTPAVSPLHASSSFLPAKLVQSINEQPSENIITLAFFCGAHTRRNDPHSGPHGTMRSLVAQLLESHPGFDLQTVRRIAQLRGGDVHGLCEIFHELVAQLPADVVVFCVVDGVTVFEERMGLRESGEEVVKALVRTVQECTQKKPVGEKSVFKLLLTSSRNSRRLWRLIPGEVGDVVWMPDAVPSLGGFTVRQTIQRHNRAICVY; encoded by the exons ATGAGCCAGGTGACGGATAGGCCCGCTCGCCACGGCCTAGGGAACTTGGTAGATGGCTATGTGAGACGAAAGCTACGCCGCGACATCCATCCCGCTCTTGACGCTCTCAGAGATCACGGCAACGCGCCTGCGGGAAATTCTCAAGTGATCGCATCGCGGAGCTCGGTTCGCGGGGAGGACAAAGAATCCATGGAAATATCTCAGAGCACGCCGAGTCCTGATAACAAGGACGATTATGACTT AGATGAACTGTACCGCGATGCTATGCTTGAGAAAGACCGGTTCCAAGAGGCATTGGAGGCCTACGAGCAGACTACAGCCGGGTCTAACTTCAAGACTTGCGTTACAAGCACATCACTGCACACCTGGGAGGAGGTGCTTGACGAGGTGAACAGGGCAGCAGAGACGTACCATTCGCGCGCGGCGGTCTGGGGGAAGATCAGAGCTGGTCTGCGCCGGCTGGGAGATAACAgcaaggtctttgaggcaTGGGCCGCCCTTTTACCGTCCGGGTCGGACTGTGCCACGGTGATCAGTGGTGGACTGAAACTGATCTTGACAGTATGCGGGTCCCATGAG gctgcagcaCGCTTGTCCGATTTACGCAAGGAAATATCGGATGTGCTGGTTGAGATTCCCTCGCGGCTTACGTGCATTCATCAAGCCCTGAACATTTTCAAGGGGTCGAAGGACTTGCATAG TATGTCGAACTCTCAGCCCAACAGGATGGTCAAGCAGCTGACAGCTGACCTTGGAGAAAAACTTGGCCTCAGTCTCCTCTTACAGGGCTCGTATGAGCAAAACATGGATTCACTCCTTCAGAATCTACGCGCAGAGTCGGAGCGGTTTGACAAAGCAGCCCGACTCTGCTCCTATGGGGCAATTGAGGAGACGAGACTGATCTCTATCAAGAACGAGCAAATTCTCAGCGGTTACGTGGATCAGTCAATGACTCGCTGGGACAACTTCGAGACTGAGCTTCGATCCAATCAAGCAAGCACTCTGGATGGATATCACACGCTCCAACACCAAGTGTCGGATTTGCATGCGATTATGGAGCGGTTTCTAGGCAGCCATGACGCTGTGGACCCAGGGACGCTGAATG TGAGAGGACCAATGCTTCCCTCAGACAAAGCCGCCATCAATCGAAGGTCCCAGCAGA TGTATCTCCGCTCCCGCGACTACGCCTTCTCAGCTCTCAACTACGACCCCTCAGTCCTCGAAAAAGACCTAGCAGCTAACCTGCACAACGTCTGGCACCTCCCCCTGCCATACCAGAACCGCCTTCTTGCAACAATGCAGACACCGAAACTGCACTCCTGGATTACGACTCGATGCTCTTCCGCCCTTTTCTTGAACCTCAATACACCCGCTGTATCCCCTCTCCATGCATCATCCTCGTTCCTCCCTGCAAAGCTTGTCCAATCAATCAATGAACAACCATCTGAAAATATCATCACGCTCGCATTTTTCTGCGGCGCGCATACCCGCCGAAATGACCCCCATTCCGGTCCACACGGAACAATGCGGAGCCTCGTGGCCCAACTCCTCGAGTCACATCCTGGGTTCGACCTCCAGACAGTGCGGAGGATAGCGCAGCTCCGTGGAGGCGATGTCCATGGTCTATGCGAGATCTTCCATGAGCTCGTCGCTCAACTTCCGGCCGATGTTGTGGTATTCTGTGTCGTGGACGGGGTGACCGTGTTCGAAGAGCGGATGGGGCTAAGAGAAAGTGGGGAGGAAGTAGTCAAGGCGCTGGTGCGGACTGTTCAAGAATGCAcccagaagaagcccgtTGGGGAAAAGAGTGTGTTCAAGCTATTATTGACTAGTTCCAGGAATAGTCGGCGGCTGTGGAGGTTGATTCCAGGTGAAGTGGGAGATGTAGTTTGGATGCCGGATGCCGTGCCCTCGTTGGGCGGCTTTACG GTACGGCAGACTATTCAGAGGCACAATCGTGCAATCTGCGTATACTAA